A genomic region of Rhizobium sp. NXC24 contains the following coding sequences:
- a CDS encoding class II aldolase/adducin family protein, producing MDQANMGSQSQLQNETELRIDLAAAFRLAASFGWNESVSNHFSCAVGADGGKFLLNPKWKHFARIRASDLLLLDVSDPETMRRANAPDATAWSIHGAVHRKNVDARVVLHAHPPYSTALSSLRDPGLKPIDQTTARFYGLVNVDLGFGGLADGDGEAERLAAALGEAPILMMGNHGVTVSAKTIPEAFEHLYLFERAAKNMILAYSSGQPLSIMSHDLALKTAAEWLAYTNQAYAHFEQLKDMLDEDDPSFKD from the coding sequence ATGGATCAAGCCAATATGGGTTCACAAAGTCAGCTCCAGAATGAGACTGAGCTTCGCATCGACTTAGCCGCCGCGTTCAGGCTCGCTGCCAGCTTTGGTTGGAACGAGTCAGTGAGCAATCACTTCAGCTGCGCAGTAGGCGCGGACGGCGGCAAATTCCTATTGAACCCCAAGTGGAAGCACTTCGCCCGTATTAGGGCAAGCGACCTTCTGTTGCTGGATGTCAGTGATCCGGAGACTATGCGTCGAGCGAACGCGCCGGATGCTACAGCCTGGTCAATTCACGGCGCGGTGCATCGCAAAAACGTTGATGCCCGGGTTGTCCTGCACGCGCACCCCCCTTACTCGACTGCTTTATCCAGTTTGCGTGACCCTGGTCTGAAGCCGATCGATCAAACGACCGCGCGATTTTATGGGCTAGTGAATGTCGATTTGGGTTTCGGCGGACTTGCTGATGGTGACGGAGAGGCGGAAAGGTTGGCTGCCGCCCTGGGAGAGGCACCCATCCTCATGATGGGTAACCATGGCGTGACCGTCTCCGCGAAAACAATTCCCGAGGCCTTTGAGCACCTTTACCTATTTGAACGAGCGGCCAAAAATATGATCTTGGCATACTCGTCAGGACAGCCTCTATCGATCATGTCTCACGACCTCGCCCTCAAGACTGCTGCGGAATGGCTCGCCTACACGAATCAAGCCTATGCCCACTTTGAGCAATTGAAGGACATGCTCGACGAGGACGACCCAAGCTTCAAAGACTAG
- a CDS encoding GlxA family transcriptional regulator: MTSDLSKSSPRGAIAFVFYLVPEFSMYTLSSALEALRLANRLLGYEAYSWRMVSEDGEPVLANCGLLFRVTSSLANERRLLEARRQYMTIVCAEDRIETHTNKALEAWLRDCKKRGIVLGALGTGTYVLANAGLLANKRCTIHWEMQPSFAERFKTVDLDASIYTSDGDIWTCAGGAASYDMMLSIVERDFGVAAAASICEYAVVEHARAAESRQRIPISRRLGLQNQSIIRAIEQMEQNIAEPISISTVASRISLSRRQIERLFRQELNRSPVNYYRELRLDRARLLLMQSEMQVIDVAIACGFVSTSHFSKVFRDAFGMAPRDARGERKAAWRIGETGMRPGVASTDARSHRFAKAA, encoded by the coding sequence ATGACCAGTGATCTTTCGAAATCTTCGCCCCGTGGAGCGATAGCTTTCGTCTTCTACCTCGTGCCCGAATTTTCGATGTACACGCTCTCCTCTGCGTTGGAAGCGCTTCGCTTGGCCAATCGGCTGTTGGGGTATGAAGCTTATAGCTGGCGCATGGTATCGGAAGACGGTGAGCCCGTGCTAGCAAACTGCGGTCTGCTTTTCAGGGTCACAAGTAGTCTAGCCAACGAACGCAGGCTTCTCGAAGCACGCAGGCAGTATATGACGATAGTCTGCGCAGAAGATCGCATTGAGACACACACGAACAAGGCTTTGGAAGCCTGGCTGCGAGATTGTAAGAAGCGCGGGATTGTCTTGGGTGCGCTCGGAACGGGAACCTATGTGCTGGCAAATGCAGGGCTGTTGGCGAATAAGCGATGCACCATCCATTGGGAGATGCAACCCAGTTTCGCTGAAAGATTCAAGACGGTCGACCTCGACGCCTCCATTTACACCTCGGATGGCGACATCTGGACGTGCGCAGGTGGCGCCGCGTCCTACGATATGATGTTAAGTATCGTGGAGCGGGACTTTGGTGTAGCCGCAGCTGCCAGCATTTGTGAATATGCAGTTGTCGAGCACGCGCGTGCGGCAGAATCGCGCCAACGCATACCAATTTCGCGACGGTTAGGGTTGCAAAACCAATCGATAATAAGAGCGATCGAGCAAATGGAACAGAACATTGCTGAGCCAATCTCGATTTCTACAGTTGCTTCGCGTATCTCTCTCTCCAGGCGTCAGATCGAGAGGCTATTCAGACAAGAGCTTAATCGGTCGCCGGTCAATTACTACAGAGAACTCAGGCTGGACCGAGCACGTTTACTACTCATGCAATCCGAAATGCAGGTCATCGACGTCGCTATTGCCTGCGGTTTTGTCTCGACATCACATTTCTCGAAGGTATTTCGTGATGCCTTTGGAATGGCGCCGCGTGATGCTAGAGGCGAAAGAAAAGCGGCGTGGAGGATCGGCGAAACTGGCATGCGACCGGGCGTGGCGTCGACGGATGCAAGATCTCATCGCTTTGCAAAAGCAGCGTAA
- a CDS encoding LysR substrate-binding domain-containing protein, with amino-acid sequence MANLSRVRMSDSLRRQISSPVALFVFEATARLGSFHAAALEMNVTQPSVSYQIKNLEKHLGTRLFDRKGRNIELTDDGEILFKSVERGFGNIQTGLAEIAHKANGNLVTFCASSSAAAHFLLPRYLELRASAPDIDLSLKIMSRDINPAAENGDFSIRLGHGHWEDLDAWRLFDEVYFPLCAPRYFESVEGPVTLTQLKSSNLLYLKERFRPREDWRDYFEKAGSPIGSTHERITFSDQQALLAAAIEGQGIGLGWLGMTDHLLDTGALIKPATYEVHTDRSFYLVAPAGMRLTGMAKRFRDWMIEEGRKIQERWEAQNATNGIFSAKAS; translated from the coding sequence ATGGCTAATCTCTCAAGGGTCCGTATGTCGGATAGTTTGCGTAGACAGATCTCATCTCCTGTGGCCCTCTTCGTATTCGAGGCAACGGCACGGCTCGGAAGCTTCCATGCCGCAGCTCTCGAAATGAACGTTACTCAGCCTTCGGTCTCCTATCAGATAAAAAATCTTGAAAAGCATCTCGGCACCCGTCTGTTTGATCGCAAAGGACGCAATATCGAGCTGACTGACGATGGTGAAATCCTGTTTAAGTCGGTGGAGCGAGGTTTCGGGAATATCCAGACTGGCCTTGCGGAGATCGCGCACAAGGCAAACGGCAATCTGGTGACATTTTGCGCGTCATCCTCTGCTGCAGCGCACTTCTTGCTCCCGCGCTACCTGGAACTTCGTGCCTCGGCACCCGATATTGATTTGAGCTTGAAAATAATGAGCCGGGACATCAATCCCGCTGCCGAGAATGGTGATTTTTCAATCCGGCTCGGCCATGGGCATTGGGAGGACCTCGATGCATGGCGGCTTTTTGATGAAGTTTATTTCCCACTTTGCGCCCCTCGCTACTTTGAATCAGTCGAAGGCCCTGTGACGTTAACCCAACTTAAATCCAGCAATCTTCTTTACCTAAAGGAACGCTTCCGTCCTCGTGAAGATTGGCGTGACTATTTCGAAAAGGCTGGATCGCCCATCGGTAGTACGCATGAGCGTATTACGTTTTCTGACCAGCAAGCCTTGCTGGCTGCTGCAATCGAGGGTCAGGGGATTGGCCTTGGTTGGCTAGGTATGACCGACCATCTTCTTGATACTGGGGCGTTGATTAAGCCAGCTACCTATGAAGTCCACACTGATCGCTCGTTTTACCTTGTGGCCCCAGCGGGAATGCGCCTCACCGGAATGGCGAAGCGCTTCCGAGATTGGATGATCGAAGAAGGTCGCAAGATCCAAGAACGCTGGGAAGCGCAGAATGCAACCAACGGGATTTTCTCAGCCAAAGCTTCCTGA
- a CDS encoding SDR family NAD(P)-dependent oxidoreductase, protein MTGRLNGKSILVTGAGSMGPGWGNGKAAAVLFAREGAKVLAVDLNEAAAAETVKIIREDGGQAEVFAGNVTDEASVKQMVAACVDAFGSIDVLHNNVGILKAGSPVDTTVEDWDLVMNVNTKAFFLPCKHALPHMIKQGKGSIINISSISGFRNLGAPYIAYNVSKGSAVSFTRNLAATYAANGIRANSILPGIIDTPMARDATIQNSGKPESEINFEELAKTRAARVPLRRTGTAWDIANAALFLASDESSYITGSEIYVDGGLNCVA, encoded by the coding sequence ATGACGGGTCGTCTTAATGGAAAGTCGATACTGGTAACCGGCGCTGGCTCGATGGGGCCGGGTTGGGGCAACGGCAAGGCAGCGGCAGTGCTGTTTGCACGCGAAGGTGCGAAGGTTCTCGCAGTTGACCTCAATGAGGCTGCAGCCGCCGAGACCGTAAAGATCATTCGCGAAGATGGCGGCCAGGCAGAAGTTTTCGCGGGTAACGTTACCGACGAAGCTTCGGTCAAGCAGATGGTGGCCGCGTGCGTTGATGCTTTTGGAAGCATTGACGTTTTGCACAATAACGTTGGCATTCTGAAGGCGGGCAGTCCAGTCGACACTACAGTCGAGGATTGGGATCTCGTGATGAACGTCAACACGAAGGCGTTCTTCCTACCTTGCAAGCACGCCCTGCCCCACATGATCAAGCAGGGTAAGGGCTCGATCATCAATATTTCTTCAATCTCGGGCTTTAGAAATCTTGGTGCTCCTTACATCGCGTACAACGTCTCGAAGGGCTCTGCGGTATCCTTTACTCGCAACCTCGCGGCCACGTACGCTGCGAACGGCATCCGAGCGAACTCTATCCTGCCTGGCATCATCGATACCCCGATGGCTCGGGACGCCACCATCCAGAATAGTGGCAAACCGGAATCCGAGATCAACTTTGAGGAACTGGCGAAGACTCGCGCCGCCCGCGTCCCGCTAAGGCGGACTGGCACGGCTTGGGATATTGCAAACGCAGCGCTGTTTCTCGCCAGTGACGAGTCCTCGTACATCACCGGATCCGAAATCTACGTGGATGGCGGCCTCAACTGCGTGGCGTAA
- a CDS encoding SDR family oxidoreductase gives MKNPFSLDGKVVFITGSTRGLGWASARAAAEAGATVVLHGRTEEAGRARKAELEADGLKADYLAFDMADHAAVAAAVPTIVERHGSIWGLVNNAGMLLHDSIWDETTESYEKIMAVHMIAPFILTKAAASEMKKSDANDRGRIVNVSSIAFTSPRAGICNYTSAKGAIVGFTRAASAELGRFGIRVNAIAPGYFVTDINKERLQDEAFANKINVRTPAARWGDPAELGGPTVFLLSGASSYVSGQLLNVDGGMSHFLHSV, from the coding sequence ATGAAGAACCCCTTCTCACTCGACGGCAAAGTCGTATTTATCACAGGGTCAACCCGAGGTCTCGGATGGGCGTCGGCACGTGCTGCGGCAGAGGCTGGCGCGACGGTAGTGCTGCACGGCCGTACTGAAGAGGCGGGACGCGCTCGGAAGGCCGAACTTGAAGCAGATGGTTTGAAGGCCGACTATCTGGCATTCGATATGGCAGACCACGCAGCAGTGGCGGCCGCTGTGCCCACGATCGTCGAACGGCATGGCAGCATCTGGGGGCTGGTGAACAACGCCGGTATGCTGCTCCACGACTCTATATGGGACGAGACGACAGAGAGCTATGAGAAGATCATGGCTGTACACATGATCGCTCCGTTCATCCTCACCAAGGCCGCTGCGTCAGAAATGAAGAAGTCAGACGCAAACGACCGTGGTCGTATCGTGAACGTTTCCTCGATCGCCTTTACGAGCCCGAGGGCGGGCATCTGCAATTACACCTCTGCGAAAGGGGCGATTGTGGGCTTCACGCGAGCCGCTTCTGCGGAGCTTGGCCGGTTCGGCATTCGTGTGAACGCAATCGCGCCAGGTTACTTTGTAACGGACATTAATAAGGAACGTCTGCAGGACGAGGCCTTTGCAAATAAGATCAACGTTCGGACGCCCGCCGCTCGCTGGGGCGATCCGGCTGAACTTGGTGGACCGACTGTCTTCTTGCTTTCGGGTGCGTCGTCTTATGTCAGCGGCCAGTTGCTGAACGTCGACGGCGGAATGAGCCACTTCCTTCACAGCGTTTAA
- a CDS encoding FAD-dependent oxidoreductase, whose protein sequence is MMSALPEEVQVVIIGGGIGGASIAYHLAKRGVSDVLLLERGQLTCGTTWHAAGLVGTLWPTKNMTQLGAYSHRLYQELEAETGQATGYKRNGSISLAQTTARLEELTRTAEMARVFGVEVDVVGPKTLGELYPGIDTRDIVGGLHLPKDGQTNPIDVTMALAKGARMNGATVREGVTVTKILTDGDKVTGVETTQGTVRAKKVVLTGGMWSRDLAKQVGVVLPLFACEHYYVVTDAIPGLPKNLPIMRDLDHGVYFKEDAGKLLIGFFEDNANPLPMSKVPADFSFGELPYEFDHFEKYLERAMIRYPALENVGIPTFFNGPESFTTDNQHLMGEAPLLKNFFVACGFNSRGIGGAGGIGKVMAEWIDLGYPPVDVWESDCRRAMPFQGDETYLENRVAEALERSYAMHWPYYQYRSSRGIRKSPFYDRLVQLGAVHGEVAGWERPNWYAPEGVKPEYEYSYGRQNWFQYSAQEHLNVRENVGFYDLTSLAKFKVTGSDAETLLQRLCCADVAVPVGKLVYTQWLNERGGIEADLTISKMGDDEFLITTPCGSHVKDWSWLHRHAGKGHDVKIEDVTDDYGVIALQGPNARKVFQTLTDADLSNEAFAFGTGRWIKCGGVELWAQRISYVGELGWEIFIPRGNALRFLDALLDAGKSFGLRPLGMHAVDALRMEKAFRHWGHDVVYEDNLVDAGLAFTAKPEKNVEFIGREAFLQQKAGGVSKKRMISFLLEDPDPLLFHNEPILMNGKAVGYLTSGNYAHHLGAAIGMGYVSADEPLTADLLAKSQFAIQVNGKAQPAKASLKPFFDPTSARMRA, encoded by the coding sequence ATTATGTCTGCCCTTCCGGAAGAGGTTCAGGTCGTCATTATCGGCGGTGGGATCGGAGGCGCTTCGATCGCCTACCACCTGGCAAAACGCGGCGTCTCAGATGTATTGCTGCTCGAACGTGGCCAGCTTACTTGTGGCACGACATGGCATGCCGCTGGACTGGTCGGCACACTGTGGCCTACTAAAAATATGACGCAGCTGGGCGCCTATTCGCACCGGCTCTATCAGGAGCTTGAAGCCGAGACCGGCCAGGCCACCGGCTACAAGCGTAACGGCTCGATCTCTCTTGCTCAGACGACGGCGAGGCTAGAGGAGCTGACCCGTACTGCAGAGATGGCGCGGGTTTTCGGTGTTGAGGTTGATGTTGTTGGCCCCAAAACGCTCGGAGAACTTTATCCCGGCATTGATACCAGAGACATCGTCGGCGGCTTGCACCTACCCAAGGATGGTCAGACTAACCCCATCGACGTGACCATGGCTCTTGCCAAGGGGGCACGTATGAACGGTGCAACCGTCCGCGAGGGGGTCACCGTCACAAAAATTTTGACTGACGGCGACAAGGTCACTGGCGTTGAAACAACCCAGGGCACGGTACGCGCAAAAAAGGTCGTGCTTACAGGCGGCATGTGGTCGCGTGACCTAGCCAAACAGGTGGGAGTGGTCTTGCCGCTCTTTGCATGCGAGCACTACTACGTGGTAACCGACGCAATTCCAGGTTTGCCCAAGAACCTGCCAATCATGCGTGACCTCGATCATGGCGTATATTTCAAAGAAGATGCGGGCAAGCTGCTGATCGGCTTCTTCGAGGATAACGCGAACCCACTGCCGATGTCGAAGGTCCCTGCTGATTTCAGCTTTGGCGAACTTCCGTATGAGTTTGACCACTTCGAGAAATACCTTGAACGGGCGATGATCCGCTATCCAGCGTTGGAAAACGTTGGGATTCCGACGTTCTTCAACGGTCCGGAAAGCTTCACGACGGACAATCAACACCTTATGGGCGAGGCCCCTCTCCTGAAGAATTTCTTCGTCGCATGCGGCTTCAACAGCCGTGGTATTGGCGGTGCTGGCGGGATCGGCAAGGTGATGGCCGAGTGGATCGACCTTGGCTACCCGCCGGTCGATGTCTGGGAGAGCGACTGCCGTCGAGCGATGCCTTTTCAAGGTGACGAGACCTATCTCGAAAATCGCGTTGCAGAAGCGCTTGAGCGCTCTTACGCGATGCATTGGCCATATTACCAATACCGCTCCAGCCGAGGAATTCGGAAATCGCCTTTCTACGACCGGCTCGTGCAGCTGGGAGCAGTCCATGGAGAGGTGGCCGGATGGGAACGCCCCAACTGGTACGCACCTGAAGGCGTCAAGCCGGAATACGAATACAGCTATGGGCGCCAGAACTGGTTCCAGTATAGTGCCCAGGAACATCTGAATGTCCGCGAGAACGTCGGTTTTTACGACCTGACGTCACTTGCGAAGTTCAAAGTCACGGGCAGCGACGCGGAGACGTTGCTCCAGCGTCTTTGCTGCGCAGATGTAGCTGTCCCGGTTGGCAAGCTCGTCTACACCCAGTGGCTGAATGAGCGTGGCGGCATCGAAGCCGACCTTACCATCAGCAAGATGGGCGATGATGAGTTCCTCATTACCACGCCGTGCGGCAGCCATGTGAAGGATTGGTCTTGGCTGCATAGGCACGCTGGAAAAGGCCACGATGTCAAAATCGAAGATGTGACTGATGATTACGGCGTGATCGCCCTGCAGGGTCCAAATGCGCGTAAAGTGTTCCAGACGCTCACTGATGCGGATCTGTCGAATGAAGCTTTCGCATTTGGCACGGGTCGCTGGATAAAATGCGGAGGGGTAGAGCTTTGGGCGCAGCGTATCTCCTACGTGGGCGAACTCGGCTGGGAAATCTTCATTCCTAGAGGCAACGCGCTACGCTTCCTCGACGCGCTGCTTGATGCTGGTAAGAGCTTCGGCCTGCGGCCGCTGGGCATGCATGCGGTTGATGCGCTGCGAATGGAAAAAGCGTTCCGTCACTGGGGACACGATGTCGTTTATGAGGACAATCTCGTCGACGCAGGGTTGGCATTCACTGCCAAGCCGGAGAAGAACGTTGAGTTCATTGGTCGAGAAGCGTTTCTTCAGCAGAAGGCGGGTGGCGTCAGCAAGAAGCGCATGATCTCATTCCTTCTCGAAGATCCCGATCCGCTTCTCTTCCACAATGAACCGATTTTGATGAACGGCAAGGCAGTCGGATACCTGACGTCCGGCAACTATGCGCATCATCTGGGGGCGGCCATCGGCATGGGCTACGTGAGTGCCGACGAACCGCTTACCGCTGATCTTCTCGCGAAGAGCCAATTTGCAATTCAGGTCAATGGCAAGGCACAACCCGCGAAGGCAAGCCTGAAGCCGTTCTTTGACCCGACATCGGCGCGGATGCGGGCCTAA